The Erigeron canadensis isolate Cc75 chromosome 1, C_canadensis_v1, whole genome shotgun sequence genome segment CCATACAAGGTAATTCTTACTAATACTACTATTATACCTAGATTGATTTTCTTATAATACCTTTCCAACATAAATGATGTGTTACAGTGAATTGAATGAGCCAATGCTCGAAGGATGCTCTTGGAAATGAAAACTATGATAATAGATTATAAGTTCCCCTGTTTTGAATGATTAATCCCtttgaattatattttttagccaattgtaatttttcatagACTTTTTATTCTTATGGATGCTAAAAGGATGAATATCTGTTAATGTTAAAGATTAGATTGTATGGTTTATGTGTTTCCCTGTATTTGATCTCTCCTAGAGAGCCATGTCAGCAAATTCTGATGTGGCGTTACCGGAGCGAGTCGAATGGCACGTCATCAGCCACATCATCATTTTACGTGCTGATGTGTTAGACATGAAAGCCATAAATATaccatttatattataaaaaaaaaaaaaggttgtttttAGGTTTCGAACCTGAACCTAATGTTCAATCGCTCAGCACATTTGCCACGTGAGCTAAGGAGATTTAGATCAGAAATCCCAAACTCACTTTTAATAAACAATCATTCTCGGCTTTTTAGTTTAACAACACCCAGATCCCATAAATATaccttttatttctataaaagAGATTCTGAGTTTAGAACACGCGACCTAATGTTTAATCGATGCACGCGTTTGCCAATTGGATCTAAAAAAGCTTTTGTTTAAAATTCTCAAACATACAATTAATAAAGTTCCTTTATATggctttttttctttaaaaaccctttaacttttatattgaatgatttttaaaaatatgccCATCTTTTATAGCTAATATAGATCcgttatcttttaaaaaaaattaacattattCATTCACATGTTTAATGAGGTAACTTTTAAGATCAAAATTTCTGATTGGTCAATTGTTGTTACAtgaataattttcttttaaaatatagtgGATTTTAGGTTGTGTCTAATGTTCAGGACTTACGacgttatcaatattagatatttttACTATGGTTTAAAGTTTAGTATACtatttttagtaataataaattgatctatatattaatcctttaagtttatattaaaatatttttttaaaaatatgttaaccAAAGTTGTTTACTGTAACAGTTTTAGCAATACatgaatattaaaaattaataataagtcattatcattttattttctttattgttaTACATAgtgtattatatttttattttacacataaatattattttatttttagacaaAAAGGTATTATAACTATTTTAGTTAGAATATGACaatgttatatgtatttattataatgattttttttacatgCTTTATTTTTGGGTAAAGTCAATTACTAAAAAAGAACTTAAAGAAAAtgtaatagtacaattactttcaatatcttaatatatttacattaaattttatttatttttaattagttaattttgtatttgtgtGATAGAACGTAtcattaagatatatattagctattgttttattaaaatatatattaagttatcattttattgtatatatacaagctattattctattaaatatatattaactattgttctctctttattatattaaatctaTTGGTTAATAAGTGTAAATTTATGgtggaaaacaaaaagttacaagttaattcaaaattgaaaataaatgtCAACTTTAcgaaatcgagagttgtgattgattataaattattagagcaactgtgttttagtatatttaattaaatgattatgattataaataatttaaattattaaaagttaGAATAATACTAATgataaagttattaaaaaaaggtaaaatagaatatatatatatatatatataactagattgGTATCCGCACAATGTTACGACAGTAAAACGATGTGATTAATTTTTACGGTGGGGTGTgaaagggggggggggacaAATTGTGAATTacgctttttttttatttttttatacttgAGGAAGATATACAGTTTAAATTTTCTTAATGGCATTTTAGTCacaatctataaataaaataaggatgtattaagatggaggGTGAATTAGACATATCAGGTTTTTAAATTTATGGGATGGTGattaagtttgttttataaaatagtataaatatctgtttaactaaataataattcgtataaaaaaagtaaattcatgttgctataaataaaatacctaTTTATGCAAGTATTTTCATAAAACAACCTTTCCCTATATATTACAAAatctaaaaattaaattttttttttttttaaagatgatacaaaattatataaaacaaaaagtgtgacatccgtcaacaaaactggtaatttattatagtctctaacttacattccaaatttcttgactagtcaatgtgcctatatagtataacaagcatagaaatgtggcgatcatttccaatatgggatctctattacttgatattcaatagtttaggattgagatatttgatcttcctaaacgtagatgactataactatccccgtaatttctagacttgtagttgttagtcatatttatttatagacattgataaattagtatacgctatttagtggtgaacgaaatcaaaaaaattataaaagtgatatataattagtataagtcgtaagatggtaatagtaatagtaaaatatcatatgtttagtaaaaaattttagtcatatatatattaccacaatttaatggtgagcaaggaattttaattccattagaattcttatgatacattaagtctaatcataaactaactaaaacacttatctccatatatatatatatatatatataataagtataccctaaataataataataaaaaaaaaaaactctaaaaccAATTTACTCTTTGTTCCCTGCCGTCGAACAAAACtccaacacaaaacacaaaatttttaataactcAATAGTCGAAGCAACATCATAAAGAATTCTTGGATTTTAATTggtatctaaggagtgatcatcaattttggggtaaattacttatctcttcttttcatatatatatatataaatatatctttatattattgATCTTatattataagtaacctatgttgatgaatatatattatggcaaaatttatgataatgaatgaaaggtttttttagggttaaatcaaaagcttgaagtataaatcatattaatgttaaaactttacgtatttattgtagcataataattaatgtaattaaagaaatccaattatgaaggcatgaaaatcataataacagatttaattaggtgttggaaagatttgaaattttatataaatattagttgtagtagtctttaaaacagtttgtttgggttatttcagaatctggacagattcattttgttaactttgaaaggtcgtatcttggtcatgggagatggttaagtcacgtttttggtgtctaaaattaagttcaggaagtctactttctggtggaagcggtttcgtgtcaaaatatgaagtttaaggttgtcaaacgaattttataacaaaactgcgcaaagctgagttttccgaacagattttggccgacttcaaatagtcatatcttggtcgattttatgaactggacaattatttttctccagaaatttttttgagatgttaagattgtacagtaaaaaaattggatttttttgaatcttcgaaggcccttaacttttataaaacttttctgtgtgcgaacagtgatttttctgactagtctgtaatcattgaatttttaaaaatagttaacgtgccaaataaattatgtaaaaattcatgtaattatataacactctaaggtaacagtagttaagatttggaatcttaaatcattcgtttcatcctaataaaaaatagataaagttaccaaaaatttcagttaatatgaacttgtagaatttaatcttaaatcagtaaaacaaatattatatattaagttatgtgacttgtaacttaataatatatgacaaatcaattgtgaatattttgaaagtagccatatgtgtatttcatcaaatacgggttacaatggacagttcttgaccatgtccataattgtaacttgttcatatttatatgttgtgtagattctagcgaccttgttggaattgcataactacttgcttgttgaggtgagtttcgtggcccctttttatattatttctttggggggaaatgatgctcaaaacacttttcatttctttactagctgtgccaaaacttgtttgttttcatggacaaatacgtgtaattatgaaatgtgtatgttagcttgcttgtattgatttctttgatgcaatagatgtcttttgatatctattgaagactattggaaaactatcgaccaactttatactccagctggtagttgttggtatttaaagcatgattgagttgttggcaggagtgatggggattgtgttgttggataactatgatgacattaatcagtatttagtatgctactacatgtttatatttacactattgtccaaacctcatttATCAAGCACAGCAAATTCATTTgaattcctttaaacctacgaactcaccaatattatgttgacattttcgagcattcattttcaggtaataacaatgtgtaagaagattgagcttatggactttaggaagaccaataaagagatccttcatggactcctagattgcatgtgaaacattgaacgctatttgcagttattacttctttgctatttgaggcgtgttgcctagaccttccgtttatggaatttacatttatttgaatttcatttagtatgactctattataaagtccatgtgcctttgctatatcttttagtcatatcctacgattccgcctaaggtggggtgtgacagattggtatcagagccaggttatagagaattaggtggtttggcctagactataacctaagtacCCTCATATATTGTACATTATAGGAACTATTTGTGCATCGTATATGTGTGAGTACTTTCATTAGATAGCACTAGTTATGTGAGCCTTATATTTGCGTTTAATTGCTAATTATGATGAAGCCTTATGTGCTTAGATTAGTGCAAAGTTTCAGCCTGTAATTTTAACGTAGCTAGTTTTACTTAGTCATGGCACGTACAAAGAAAACAGCCCGTAAGAGTTCCGCATGGAGGGACATAATCATCCGTCGACAACTTAAAAGGGACGCCGCAGCTAACAAGGAAACCCCCGCTCAAGAACCATCTCAGAAGCCTAGAGTTTCCTCTGAAAGCGAACCGTCAGAAGATCCTAACTACTACTCCAAGACAGTTATAATCATCGATTCTGACAGCGAGCCGGAGGAAGAACCGGACTATGATTCTAAGGCAGACCCCGAAAGCGTTCATAAGGGAAAGACAATGGAGGCTACGATAAAGGACAACAGAAGCTATAGTCCTACTAGCTCAGTAAGCTCTCAAGAGAGCCGGGTCGGACCAACACGACAACAAGCTTCTTATCCTCCCACCATTTCCTCCAACTCCCCTTATGACGCCACTTGCACGTGGGAGGGCTAGCCTTTAAGGACTATCTAAGAATCCTATTGAACTTGCATTAGCTTCTTTTTCTTACTTTTGGATTTTATGTCTTGGATTCCTTCTTTCGAATTTGGAAATTTCTtggatttataaatttttttttttagattgattgattaatcGAAATGTCGTGCTTGGTATATGGATCTATGTGTTTTGTGGCAAATATTTATGAAGGATGTGCTGAATTTGTGACATGTGAATTTGGACGATAAAAACATGTGTGGTGGGATGTAGTTGTAATTACGGTGCGCAACGTAATTACAAATACATCACAACACACATGCGCTTATATGACCAAGTTTGCTGATCAAACTCAACACAATTAACAAATTGGACAAGGTGTAAGAATTTTGCCATGAGTAGTAGTTATTCATTGAAAGTCTTCATCAAGTACTTATAAATCCTTTCTCTTTGTGTAGAAAATGAATAGAGGAGGAAGAAATGGAGGACGTGGAGGTAGaggtggtggtcgtggtggaaATAATGGGGTTAATGATGGAGAAGGTGATGGTGGCAATCCGGATATTGCAAACATGATCACTCAGCAAATAGCTGCCGCTATTCCTACTATTGTTACTCAAGTGACCGCTGCTGTTCTTAATGCAAACAACaataaccctaataataataacaataatgagaataacaataacaacaatgagaACAACACTAACAATAATgagaacaataataacaataatgaaaataacaatgatGGTAATCAGAATAACAACATCATTGGGGGCAATAATAATGGATGCACCTATAGGGAGTTTCAATATTGTAAACCACCAGATTTTGATGGCAAGGGAGGAGCATTGGCAGCCACTAGATGGATAGAGAAAATGGAAGCTGTCATGGATATTAGCAACTGTGCAGAGAATCAAAAGGTGAGGTATGCCGCAGCTTCACTGACTAATAAAGCATTGACATGGTGGAACACTGAGATACAAGCTAGGGGTAGAGTAGCAGCTGTGGGGATGACATGGGACGAGTTTAAGGAATTACTACTGGAAGAATTCTGTCCGAAAAATGAAATGCAGAAGTTGGAAAATGAATTTTGGAATCATTCAATGGTAGGAGCCAAACATGCCGCTTACACTGATCGGTTTTATGAGCTTGCCAAACTAGTACCTCACCTTGTTAGACCTGAATCAAATAGGATCCAGAGGTACATCTATGGTCTTGTTCCCCAAATTCGTGGGCTTGTGTCAGCAACTGAGCCAACCACGATTCAAAGTGCTATTCAGAAAGCAGGATCTTTAACGGATGAAATGGTGAGAAATGGGTCATTGTCTAAGGTTAATGAGAAAAGGAAGGATGGTACTGAGACAAGTAGGTCAAAGAATACTGATGGAAATAACAAGAAGGCAAAAATGGCAACAGGGTTGATGGCAACGGATGCGACTAAGATCGGATATACGGGTTCTGCTCCAAAGTGTACAAAATGTCaattccatcatttccaaaattcaCCTTGCCGTTTGTGTACAAACTGCAACCGATTTGGACACCTTGCTAGAGACTGTCGAGTGGGAGTCAAGCAGGTGGCTCCGGTGAATGCTGTTAACCCGATAAATAACCGTGGAACGTGCTATGAGTGCGGTAGTCATAACCATTACCGCAACACGTGTCCAAATTTGAACCGAGCATGGGGTCAGAGGGGTAATAATCCAAATCAAGTACTAGCTATTGGTGGAACTCAGAATCAAGGAAATAATCAGGGACAAAGAGCTAACAATCAGAATCAAGTGGTAGCTAATGGAGGGAATCGGAATCAAGGGAATAATGCCAACCAAGCCCGTGGTAGAGCTTTTGTCATGGTAGCAAATGAAGCTCGTCAAGATCCAAATATTGTGACGGGTACGTTTTCCTTAAACAATCACCTTGCTACAGTATTATTCGACTCTGGTGCTGAGTACAGTTTTGTTTCTATTAAGTTTATGCCACTCCTAGATAGAGAACCCAAAATATTGAATACTTATTTCTTGGTTGAGGTAGCTAATGGAAAATTTGATAGAGTTGATAGAATCATTAATGATTGTACCTTAGAAATAGAAGGTCATCTGTTCAGTGTTAACCTTCTGCCTTTCTCGTTAAGGAGTTTTGACGTAGTTATTGGTATGGATTGGCTATCGAAGCATAGAGCCGAGATAATTTGCTATGAGAAGGTGGTCCGTATACCGCTAGGAAATAGTGAAATGCTACTCATATATGGGGAGCGGGTGGAGGAAAATCAGAAGCACCTCATGGGCATTCAGGCTAACGAGAAGAAACTCGAAGATATTCCTATCGTACGGGATTTTCCACAAGTTTTTCCCGAAGATCTAACAGGATTACCTCCTGTAAGACAAGTTGAATTCCGTATAGATCTTATTCCGGGAGCGACGCCAGTCGCCAAAGCTCCATACCGTTTAGCACCTaccgaaatgcaagaactgtctAATCAACTCCAAGAGCTCCAAGAAAAAGGCTTCATCAGACCTAGTCATTCGCCTTGGGGAGCACCAGTAttgtttgtcaagaagaaagatggttcgTTTCGTATGTGCATCGATTACCGGGAGTTGAACAAACTGACAGTTAAGAATCGTTACCCTCTTCCTAGAATCGACGActtattcgatcaacttcaaggtgcgaaGTTCTTCTCGAAAATAGACCTTCGGTCCGGATATCATCAACTCAGAGTTAATGAAGCAGATATTCCAAAAACAGCATTCAGGACtcgatatggacattttgagttctTAGTCATGCCTTTCGGTTTGACTAATGCACCCGCAgttttcatggatttgatgaaccgtGTATGCAAACCCTATCTCGATAAGTTTGTTATtgtattcattgatgacattttaATCTATTCGAAGtctaaggaagaacatgaatctCACTTGAAAATGATTCTTGAACTACTTTGGAAAGAGAGATTGTTTGCTAAGTTTTCGAAGTGCGACTTTTGGTTACAAGAAGTTCATTTCCTTGGGCATGTAGTGAATAGTGAAGGAATCCATGTTGACCCCAGTAAGATCGAAGCAGTAAAAGATTGGAAGACTCCTACGACGCCATCAGAGATTCGTTCATTTCTAGGCTTGGCCGGGTATTATCGACGATTCATCGCTAACTTCTCGAAAATCGCTCAACCACTTACTCAGTTAACCCAGAAGGATAAGAAGTTTGATTGGGGAGATAAGCAAGAAAAGGCATTCCAAACACTGAAAGAAAATCTATGTAACGCTCCTATTCTTACCCTCCCCGATGGTCCGGACGATTTTGTAGTTTATTGTGATGCTTCAAATCAAGGCTTGGGATGTGTACTAATGCAAAGGGGTAAAGTGATTGCTTATGCCTCTCGGCAACTCAAAATTCATGAGAAAAACTACACCACCCATGACTTGGAGCTTGGTGCAGTGgtttttgcactcaaatgtTGGAGGCACTATCTCTATGGGACGAAAAGTGTGATCTACACCGATCACAAGAGTCTCCAACATAttttcgatcaaaagagttGAATATGCGACAGAGGCGGTGGATTGAATTATttagtgactatgattgtgaGATTCGTTACCATCCGGGTAAGGCGAATGTTGTGGCTGACGCGTTAAGTAGGAAAGAAAGAATTAAGTCAAAGCAAGTACGAGCATTGATCATGACAATTCATTCGGATATAAAATCAATGATAAGTCGGGCTCAAGATGAAGCATTGCAGAATATCAATGTAGAAAAAGAAGGGTTACGTGACCTTGATCAGCAAATGGAGCGTAAAGAGGATGGAGTACTGTACTTTGTAGGACGAATATGGATTCCACTTGCAGGTGGATTAAGAACAGTGATTTTGGACGAGGCACATAGTACGAGATACTCCGTACACCCGGGAGCTGATAAAATGTATCACGACCTTAAGGATTTGTATTGGTGGCCGAGAATGAAAAGAGATATAGCCAGTTATGTCAGTGGATGCTTAACATGTCTAAAAGTCAAAGCTGAACATAATAAACCACCGGGTTTATTAGTGCAACCACAACTtcccgaatggaaatgggaaagaatAACCATGGATTTTATTACAAAGCTGCCAAGAACTAGTAGTGGGCATGACAAGATTTGGGTGATAGtagatagattgacaaagtctgcgCACTTTATAGCTATCCGTGAGAGCTACACAATGGAGCAGTTAGCAAGGATTTATATAAAGGAGATAGTGGCAAAGCATGGAATTCCGGTGTCTATTATATCTGATCGTGATAGTCATTTCACATCACGATTTTGGCAGTCATTGCAAAAGGCATTGGGAACACGTTTAGACCTGAGTACGGCTTACCATCCCCAAACCGATGGCCAAAGTGAGCGTACTATTCAGACTTTGGAAGATATGCTTAGGGCGTGTGTAATGGACTTTGGGGGAAGCTGGGATATTCACCTTCCTCTAGttgagttctcgtacaataatagttatcattcaAGTATTAAGTGTGCTCCatttgaagctttatatggGCGGAAATGTCGCTCACCTGTTGTTTGGGCTGAGATTGGAGAAAGTCAGTTGATTGGCCCGGAGATTGTACAAGAGACAACAGATAGgatttttcaaatcaaagaaAGACTGAAAGCAGCTAGAGACCGCCAAAAGAGCTACGCCGACAAACGGCGAAGGCCTTTAGAATTCTATGTTGGTGATAAAGTGTTACTTAAAGTGTCGCCTTGGAAGGGCATGGTTCGatttggaaagaaaggaaagttgGCACCAAGGTACGTTGGACCGTTTGAAATTGTTGAACGGATTGGTCCGGTAGCTTATCGTTTAAGACTACCTCAAGAACTAAGTAGGATACATGATACATTCCACGTGTCAAATCTCAAGAAGTGTCTCGCGGATACAAGTTTGCATGTACCGCTAGACGACATTAAGATTGATGACAAGTTACATTTTGTGGAAGAACCAGTTGAGATCATGGATCGAGAACTTAAGACATTAAAACGTAGTAAAATTCCAATTATCAAGGTCCggtggaattcaaagcgagggccagagtttacttgggagcgagaggatcaaatgaaaatcaaatatcCACATCTATTTGATGCTACGACTTCCAACCGTAACTCCAACAAAATTTCGAGACGAAATTTTCTCAAGTAGGGGAGACTGTGACATCCGTcaacaaaactggtaatttattatagtctctaacttacattccaaatttcttgactagtcaatgtgcctatatagtataacaagcatagaaatgtggcgatcatttccaatatgggatctctattacttgatattcaatagtttaggattgagatatttgatcttcctaaacgtagatgactataactatccccgtaatttctagacttgtagttgttagtcatatttatttatagacattgataaattagtatacgctatttagtggtgaacgaaatcaaaaaattataaaagtaatatataattagtataagtcgtaagatggtaatagtaatagtaaaatatcatatgtttagtaa includes the following:
- the LOC122584929 gene encoding uncharacterized protein LOC122584929; amino-acid sequence: MARTKKTARKSSAWRDIIIRRQLKRDAAANKETPAQEPSQKPRVSSESEPSEDPNYYSKTVIIIDSDSEPEEEPDYDSKADPESVHKGKTMEATIKDNRSYSPTSSKMNRGGRNGGRGGRGGGRGGNNGVNDGEGDGGNPDIANMITQQIAAAIPTIVTQNNNIIGGNNNGCTYREFQYCKPPDFDGKGGALAATRWIEKMEAVMDISNCAENQKVRYAAASLTNKALTWWNTEIQARGRVAAVGMTWDEFKELLLEEFCPKNEMQKLENEFWNHSMVGAKHAAYTDRFYELAKLVPHLVRPESNRIQRYIYGLVPQIRGLVSATEPTTIQSAIQKAGSLTDEMVRNGSLSKVNEKRKDGTETSRSKNTDGNNKKAKMATGLMATDATKIGYTGSAPKCTKCQFHHFQNSPCRLCTNCNRFGHLARDCRVGVKQVAPVNAVNPINNRGTCYECGSHNHYRNTCPNLNRAWGQRGNNPNQVLAIGGTQNQGNNQGQRANNQNQVVANGGNRNQGNNANQARGRAFVMVANEARQDPNIVTGTFSLNNHLATVLFDSGAEYSFVSIKFMPLLDREPKILNTYFLVEVANGKFDRVDRIINDCTLEIEGHLFSVNLLPFSLRSFDVVIGMDWLSKHRAEIICYEKVVRIPLGNSEMLLIYGERVEENQKHLMGIQANEKKLEDIPIVRDFPQVFPEDLTGLPPVRQVEFRIDLIPGATPVAKAPYRLAPTEMQELSNQLQELQEKGFIRPSHSPWGAPVLFVKKKDGSFRMCIDYRELNKLTVKNRYPLPRIDDLFDQLQGAKFFSKIDLRSGYHQLRVNEADIPKTAFRTRYGHFEFLVMPFGLTNAPAVFMDLMNRVCKPYLDKFVIVFIDDILIYSKSKEEHESHLKMILELLWKERLFAKFSKCDFWLQEVHFLGHVVNSEGIHVDPSKIEAVKDWKTPTTPSEIRSFLGLAGYYRRFIANFSKIAQPLTQLTQKDKKFDWGDKQEKAFQTLKENLCNAPILTLPDGPDDFVVYCDASNQGLGCVLMQRGKVIAYASRQLKIHEKNYTTHDLELGAVVFALKCWRHYLYGTKSVIYTDHKSLQHIFDQKS